The proteins below are encoded in one region of Pseudomonas putida NBRC 14164:
- the fliL gene encoding flagellar basal body-associated protein FliL: protein MAKSEAVKDPATKGKLKLILLAVVGLLLAIGLSVGATWFIMHKSDSAPAAEPVAGNVKPAAIYEALTPAFVVNFNQNGRQRYMQLSITMQARNQADLDALKVHMPVIRNNLVMMFSGQGFDTLASSPVGQEMLRQKATAVVQEVAQKEVGKPVIDQLLFTNFVLQ, encoded by the coding sequence ATGGCGAAGAGCGAAGCAGTCAAAGACCCCGCCACTAAAGGCAAACTCAAACTGATCCTGCTGGCCGTCGTAGGCCTGTTGCTAGCGATCGGCCTTTCGGTGGGCGCTACCTGGTTCATCATGCACAAGAGCGATTCGGCCCCGGCCGCCGAGCCTGTGGCCGGCAACGTCAAGCCAGCAGCGATCTACGAGGCGCTGACCCCGGCATTTGTGGTGAATTTCAACCAGAACGGCCGCCAGCGCTACATGCAGCTGAGCATCACCATGCAGGCGCGCAACCAGGCCGACCTGGATGCCCTGAAGGTGCACATGCCGGTGATCCGCAACAACCTGGTGATGATGTTCTCCGGGCAGGGTTTCGACACCTTGGCCAGCAGCCCGGTCGGGCAGGAGATGTTGCGCCAGAAGGCGACCGCAGTGGTTCAGGAAGTGGCCCAGAAGGAAGTCGGCAAGCCGGTCATCGACCAGTTGCTGTTCACCAATTTCGTATTGCAGTAG
- a CDS encoding flagellar hook-length control protein FliK, which translates to MPVAPNPLLQANAIKSTSRSASAQADKPLQALGDKGDGFGQVMARQGRDKAVGQDDKAAPAKLKDKPEAAAGGKKDPADKTAVADDGNKLPADDAAQTDTGLRDASLVAGQVTDAQPGAQLIQAQAEAVAPVLQAATAQVAALPEEPAAEEAFDPDADPLANLPTLRLALEHSAQAKGGTSAHALDPSQAQGEDGQAAVNTLANLVENAEGEAGEPGDKAFGALLEDGLKDSKSASSDTRIDDFANRLASLTQAATAKTANAVPANASPLHQPLPMNQGAWAEGLVNRVMYLSSQNLKSADIQLEPAELGRLDIRVNVATDQSTQVTFISGHAGVRDALDSQVHRLRELFAQQGLAQPDVNVADQSRGQQQQQGQAQGSNLSGVAARQAEQGGGEPVEGTRPVEQQVVVGDSAVDYYA; encoded by the coding sequence ATGCCTGTCGCACCCAACCCTTTGTTGCAAGCCAACGCCATTAAAAGCACCTCGCGTTCGGCCAGCGCGCAGGCGGATAAACCGCTGCAGGCGCTGGGTGACAAGGGCGACGGCTTTGGCCAGGTGATGGCCAGGCAGGGGCGTGATAAGGCCGTCGGGCAGGATGACAAGGCTGCCCCGGCCAAGCTCAAGGACAAACCTGAGGCGGCAGCGGGTGGCAAGAAAGACCCCGCCGACAAAACTGCGGTTGCCGATGACGGCAACAAATTGCCAGCTGACGACGCGGCCCAGACCGATACCGGGCTGCGTGATGCCAGCCTGGTGGCCGGCCAGGTCACCGACGCCCAGCCTGGTGCGCAACTGATCCAGGCCCAGGCCGAGGCCGTTGCGCCGGTACTGCAGGCCGCCACGGCGCAGGTTGCTGCGCTGCCCGAAGAACCCGCTGCCGAAGAAGCCTTCGACCCCGATGCCGACCCGTTGGCTAACCTGCCAACCTTGCGGCTGGCCTTGGAGCACAGCGCCCAGGCCAAGGGTGGCACCTCGGCACATGCGCTGGATCCGTCCCAGGCCCAGGGCGAAGATGGGCAGGCAGCCGTCAATACCTTGGCGAATCTGGTGGAAAATGCCGAGGGTGAAGCAGGTGAGCCGGGCGACAAAGCCTTTGGTGCCTTGCTTGAAGATGGCCTGAAAGACAGCAAGAGTGCCAGCAGCGACACCCGCATCGATGATTTCGCCAATCGCCTGGCCAGCCTGACCCAGGCGGCCACGGCCAAGACCGCCAATGCCGTGCCGGCCAATGCCAGCCCGTTACACCAGCCATTGCCGATGAACCAGGGTGCCTGGGCCGAGGGCCTGGTCAACCGGGTCATGTACCTGTCCAGCCAGAACCTCAAGTCGGCGGATATCCAGCTGGAGCCGGCGGAGCTGGGCCGCCTGGACATTCGCGTCAATGTTGCGACGGACCAGTCGACCCAGGTCACCTTCATCAGCGGTCACGCCGGTGTGCGTGATGCCCTCGACAGCCAGGTGCACCGCCTGCGCGAACTGTTCGCCCAGCAGGGGTTGGCCCAGCCGGATGTCAACGTGGCCGACCAGTCGCGCGGGCAGCAACAGCAGCAGGGGCAGGCGCAGGGCAGCAACCTGTCCGGGGTGGCGGCGCGCCAGGCGGAGCAGGGCGGGGGCGAGCCCGTCGAGGGCACCCGGCCTGTGGAGCAGCAGGTGGTTGTTGGCGACAGTGCGGTTGATTACTACGCCTGA
- the fliN gene encoding flagellar motor switch protein FliN: MANENEITSAEDQALADEWAAALEETGSAGQADIDALLGGDTGNGGAGRMPMEEFASSPKPNENVSLEGPNLDVILDIPVNISMEVGSTEINIRNLLQLNQGSVIELDRLAGEPLDVLVNGTLIAHGEVVVVNEKFGIRLTDVISPSERIKKLR; the protein is encoded by the coding sequence ATGGCTAACGAAAACGAGATCACCTCCGCAGAGGACCAGGCGCTGGCCGATGAGTGGGCTGCAGCCCTTGAGGAAACCGGCTCGGCCGGGCAGGCCGACATCGATGCGCTGCTGGGCGGTGACACCGGCAACGGCGGCGCTGGCCGCATGCCGATGGAAGAATTCGCCAGCTCGCCGAAGCCGAACGAAAACGTCAGCCTCGAAGGCCCGAACCTGGACGTGATCCTGGACATCCCGGTGAACATCTCCATGGAAGTGGGCAGCACCGAGATCAACATTCGCAACCTGCTGCAACTCAACCAGGGCTCGGTGATCGAGCTGGACCGCCTGGCTGGCGAGCCGCTCGATGTGCTGGTCAATGGCACGCTGATCGCCCATGGCGAAGTGGTAGTGGTCAACGAGAAGTTCGGCATTCGCCTGACCGACGTGATCAGCCCCAGCGAACGTATCAAGAAGCTGCGCTGA
- the fliQ gene encoding flagellar biosynthesis protein FliQ: protein MTPEVAVDLFRDALWLTTLMVAVLVVPSLLVGLVVAMFQAATQINEQTLSFLPRLLVMLITLIVAGPWLVQKFMEYITTLYTNIPQLIG from the coding sequence ATGACACCTGAAGTAGCTGTCGACCTGTTCCGTGATGCCCTGTGGCTGACCACCCTGATGGTCGCTGTGCTGGTGGTACCGAGCCTGCTGGTGGGGCTGGTGGTTGCGATGTTCCAGGCTGCCACCCAGATCAACGAACAGACCCTGAGCTTTCTGCCGCGTCTGCTGGTGATGCTGATCACGCTGATCGTCGCCGGGCCATGGCTGGTGCAGAAGTTCATGGAGTACATCACCACCCTCTACACCAACATCCCGCAGCTGATCGGTTGA
- the fliP gene encoding flagellar type III secretion system pore protein FliP (The bacterial flagellar biogenesis protein FliP forms a type III secretion system (T3SS)-type pore required for flagellar assembly.), which produces MSGPLRTLLNSLLGVALLLAAPLALAADPLSIPAITLSNGADGQQEYSVSLQILLIMTALSFIPAFVILMTSFTRIIIVFSILRQALGLQQTPSNQILTGMALFLTMFIMAPVFDRVNSDALQPYLKEQMTAQQAIDKAQVPLKDFMLAQTRQSDLDLFMRLSKRTDIAGPDQVPLTILVPAFVTSELKTAFQIGFMIFIPFLIIDMVVASVLMAMGMMMLSPLIISLPFKIMLFVLVDGWALIMGTLASSFGGV; this is translated from the coding sequence ATGAGCGGCCCGCTGCGTACGTTGTTGAACTCTTTATTGGGTGTGGCGCTGCTGCTGGCTGCGCCGCTCGCCCTGGCCGCCGACCCGTTGTCGATCCCGGCCATTACCCTGTCCAACGGGGCGGACGGGCAGCAGGAGTATTCGGTCAGCCTGCAGATTCTGCTGATCATGACGGCGCTCAGCTTCATCCCGGCGTTCGTCATCCTGATGACCAGCTTTACCCGCATCATCATCGTGTTCTCGATCCTGCGCCAGGCCCTGGGCCTGCAGCAGACGCCGTCGAACCAGATTCTGACCGGCATGGCGCTGTTCCTGACCATGTTCATCATGGCACCGGTGTTCGACCGGGTGAACTCGGACGCCCTGCAGCCGTACCTCAAGGAGCAGATGACCGCCCAGCAGGCCATCGACAAGGCCCAGGTGCCGCTAAAGGACTTCATGCTGGCGCAAACCCGGCAAAGCGACCTCGACCTGTTCATGCGCCTGTCCAAGCGCACCGACATTGCCGGCCCCGACCAGGTGCCGCTGACGATCCTGGTGCCGGCATTCGTCACCTCCGAGCTGAAAACCGCGTTCCAGATCGGTTTCATGATCTTCATCCCGTTCCTGATCATCGACATGGTGGTGGCGAGTGTGCTGATGGCCATGGGTATGATGATGCTGTCGCCGCTGATCATCTCACTGCCTTTCAAGATCATGCTGTTCGTGCTGGTGGATGGCTGGGCGCTGATCATGGGTACCTTGGCCAGCAGTTTCGGCGGCGTCTGA
- the fliO gene encoding flagellar biosynthetic protein FliO: protein MRAIAAFAALLASQVCLAAATPTATPATAPGSLGGQLAQMVFGLLLVVGLIFFLAWVLRRMQSTAVKGGQVIEIVGSRAIGPRDRLLLVQVGKEQILIGHTPGSIEALHVLAEPVEVPAGARQATPEFAQRLMELMGKDPKDKL, encoded by the coding sequence ATGCGCGCCATTGCGGCGTTCGCTGCACTGCTGGCCAGCCAGGTGTGCCTGGCCGCGGCCACGCCAACGGCGACCCCGGCGACGGCGCCTGGCAGCCTTGGCGGCCAGTTGGCGCAGATGGTCTTCGGCCTGCTGCTGGTGGTGGGCCTGATTTTCTTCCTGGCGTGGGTGCTGCGGCGTATGCAAAGCACGGCGGTGAAGGGCGGGCAGGTGATCGAGATCGTCGGCAGCCGGGCCATCGGCCCGCGTGACCGCCTGCTGCTGGTGCAGGTGGGCAAAGAGCAGATCCTGATTGGCCACACTCCCGGTAGCATCGAGGCCTTGCATGTGCTGGCCGAACCTGTGGAAGTGCCGGCTGGCGCACGTCAGGCAACGCCGGAATTTGCCCAGCGGCTGATGGAGCTGATGGGCAAGGACCCTAAGGACAAGTTGTGA
- a CDS encoding Hpt domain-containing protein — MTDMHIDHKVLSDLREVMEDGYLQLVQTFLDDSERRLSQLHAAKSAEELGAAAHSFKGSSSNMGAVALACLCQQLEDRARQRPLYGIEDLINRIDLEYVEVQHFYRDEQQRISAG; from the coding sequence GTGACTGACATGCATATTGACCACAAGGTCCTCAGTGACTTGCGTGAAGTCATGGAGGATGGCTACCTGCAGTTGGTGCAAACCTTTCTCGACGACTCTGAACGGCGCCTGAGCCAGCTGCACGCGGCCAAAAGCGCCGAAGAGCTTGGTGCGGCCGCCCACAGCTTCAAGGGCAGCAGCAGCAACATGGGCGCCGTGGCCTTGGCTTGCCTGTGCCAGCAACTGGAAGACCGCGCGCGGCAGCGCCCGCTCTATGGGATCGAAGACCTGATCAACCGCATCGATCTGGAATACGTCGAGGTGCAGCACTTCTACCGCGATGAGCAGCAGCGTATTTCTGCAGGCTGA
- the fliM gene encoding flagellar motor switch protein FliM: MAVQDLLSQDEIDALLHGVDDGLVQTESASEPGSIKSYDLTSQDRIVRGRMPTLEMINERFARYTRISMFNLLRRSADVAVGGVQVMKFGEYVHSLYVPTSLNLVKIKPLRGTSLFILDAKLVFKLVDNFFGGDGRHAKIEGREFTPTELRVVRMVLDQCFVDLKEAWQAIMPVTFEYMNSEVNPAMANIVGPSEAVVVSTFHIELDGGGGDLHVTMPYSMIEPVREMLDAGFQSDLDDQDERWVKALREDVLDVAVPLTATVARRQLKLRDILHMQPGDVIPVELPEHLVLRANGVPSFKARLGSHKGNLALQIIDPIERR, encoded by the coding sequence ATGGCCGTACAGGACCTGCTGTCCCAGGATGAAATCGATGCCCTGTTGCACGGCGTCGACGACGGGCTGGTGCAGACCGAAAGTGCATCCGAGCCTGGCAGTATCAAAAGCTACGACCTGACCAGTCAGGACCGTATCGTACGGGGTCGCATGCCGACCCTGGAAATGATCAACGAGCGCTTCGCCCGTTACACCCGCATCAGCATGTTCAACCTGCTGCGCCGTTCCGCCGACGTGGCCGTGGGTGGCGTACAGGTGATGAAGTTCGGCGAATACGTGCACTCGCTGTACGTGCCGACCAGCCTCAACCTGGTCAAGATCAAGCCGCTGCGCGGCACCTCGCTGTTCATCCTCGATGCCAAGCTGGTGTTCAAGCTGGTGGACAACTTCTTCGGTGGCGATGGCCGCCACGCCAAGATCGAAGGCCGCGAGTTCACCCCTACCGAGCTGCGCGTGGTGCGCATGGTGCTGGACCAGTGTTTCGTCGACCTCAAGGAAGCCTGGCAGGCAATCATGCCGGTCACCTTCGAGTACATGAACTCCGAGGTCAACCCGGCCATGGCCAACATCGTCGGCCCCAGCGAAGCAGTGGTGGTGTCCACCTTCCACATCGAACTGGACGGTGGCGGCGGCGACCTGCACGTGACCATGCCGTACTCGATGATCGAGCCGGTGCGGGAAATGCTCGATGCCGGGTTCCAGTCCGACCTGGACGACCAGGATGAGCGCTGGGTCAAGGCCCTGCGCGAGGACGTGCTGGATGTGGCCGTGCCGCTGACCGCCACGGTCGCCCGCCGCCAGCTGAAGCTGCGCGACATCCTGCACATGCAGCCCGGTGACGTGATCCCGGTGGAGCTGCCCGAGCACCTGGTGCTGCGCGCCAACGGTGTGCCGTCGTTCAAGGCGCGGCTGGGTTCGCACAAGGGCAACCTGGCCCTGCAGATCATCGACCCGATCGAACGCCGCTGA